Proteins from one Zea mays cultivar B73 unplaced genomic scaffold, Zm-B73-REFERENCE-NAM-5.0 scaffold_94, whole genome shotgun sequence genomic window:
- the LOC118476002 gene encoding NADH-ubiquinone oxidoreductase chain 6, with protein sequence MILSVLSSPALVSGLMVVRAKNPVHSVLFPILVFCDTSGLLILLGLDFSAMIFPVVHIGAIAVSFLFVVMMFNIQIAEIHEEVLRYLPVSGIIGLIFWWEMFFILDNETIPLLPTHRNTTSLKYTVYAGKVRSWTNLETLGNLLYTYYSVWFLVSSLILLVAMIGAIVLTMHRTTKVKRQDVFRRNALDSRRTTIHIQNRRFFSHKGDDAPVPPADPESI encoded by the coding sequence ATGATTCTTTCCGTTTTGTCGAGCCCTGCTTTGGTCTCTGGTTTGATGGTTGTACGTGCTAAAAATCCGGTACATTCCGTTTTGTTTCCCATCCTAGTCTTTTGCGACACTTCTGGTTTACTTATTTTGTTAGGTCTCGACTTCTCCGCTATGATCTTCCCAGTAGTTCATATAGGAGCTATTGCCGTTTCATTCCTATTCGTGGTTATGATGTTCAATATTCAAATAGCGGAGATTCACGAAGAAGTATTGCGCTATTTACCAGTGAGTGGTATTATTGGACTGATCTTTTGGTGGGAAATGTTCTTCATTTTAGATAATGAAACCATTCCATTACTACCAACCCACAGAAATACGACCTCTCTGAAATATACGGTTTATGCCGGAAAGGTACGAAGTTGGACTAATTTGGAAACATTGGGCAATTTACTTTATACCTACTATTCCGTCTGGTTTTTGGTTTCTAGTCTGATTTTATTAGTAGCTATGATTGGGGCTATAGTACTTACTATGCATAGGACTACAAAGGTGAAAAGACAGGATGTATTCCGACGAAATGCCTTGGATTCTAGGAGGACTACTATTCATATTCAGAACAGAAGGTTCTTCTCCCACAAAGGGGATGACGCACCTGTCCCCCCCGCTGATCCGGAATCCATTTAA
- the LOC118476001 gene encoding ATP synthase subunit a-like produces MMMMTRWSSTDMKRRNRILANMVPIRNLSLPDYYEYEEEYPPVSREATRGVCILLRIDRYLSSIGRSIQDREVLRDFRQRLLFPQREAGHSFSEIYDDIRAHGVEASRLGQPLRDLYDEMERNGEIVNNGSIIIPGGGGPVTESPLDQFGIHPILDLNIGKYYVSFTNLSLSMLLTLGLVLLLVFVVTKKGGGKSVPNAFQSLVELIYDFVPNLVNEQIGGLSGNVKHKFFPCISVTFTFSLFRNPQGMIPFSFTVTSHFLITLALSFSIFIGITIVGFQRHGLHFFSFLLPAGVPLPLAPFLVLLELISHCFRALSSGIRLFANMMAGHSSVKILSGFAWTMLFLNNIFYFLGDLGPLFIVLALTGLELGVAISQAHVSTISICIYLNDATNLHQNESFHNCIKTRSQS; encoded by the coding sequence ATGATGATGATGACTAGATGGAGTTCCACTGATATGAAGAGAAGAAATAGAATATTGGCTAATATGGTGCCAATTCGTAATTTAAGTTTACCTGATTATTATGAATATGAAGAAGAATACCCTCCAGTTTCAAGAGAGGCAACCAGAGGGGTCTGTATACTCCTACGAATAGACAGATATTTATCTTCAATTGGAAGGAGCATTCAAGACCGTGAGGTTCTACGCGATTTCCGCCAACGGTTACTCTTTCCCCAACGCGAGGCTGGGCACAGCTTTTCCGAAATATATGATGATATACGAGCGCATGGGGTAGAAGCAAGTCGATTGGGTCAGCCTCTAAGAGATCTGTACGATGAGATGGAAAGGAACGGCGAGATAGTAAATAACGGCTCAATCATTATCCCTGGAGGCGGCGGACCAGTAACAGAAAGCCCATTGGATCAATTTGGAATTCACCCAATTCTGGATCTGAATATTGGCAAGTACTATGTCTCATTCACAAATCTATCCTTGTCTATGCTACTCACTCTCGGTTTGGTCCTACTTCTGGTTTTTGTTGTTACGaaaaaaggagggggaaagtcagTGCCAAATGCATTTCAATCCTTGGTGGAGCTTATTTATGATTTCGTGCCGAACCTGGTAAACGAACAAATAGGTGGTCTTTCCGGAAATGTGAAACACAAGTTTTTCCCTTGCATCTCGGTCACTTTTACTTTTTCGTTATTTCGTAATCCCCAGGGTATGATACCCTTTAGCTTCACAGTGACAAGTCATTTTCTCATTACTTTGGCTCTTTCATTTTCCATTTTTATAGGCATTACGATCGTTGGATTTCAAAGACATGGGCTTCATTTTTTTAGCTTCTTATTACCAGCGGGAGTCCCACTGCCATTAGCACCTTTTTTAGTACTCCTTGAGCTAATCTCTCATTGTTTTCGTGCATTAAGCTCAGGAATACGTTTATTTGCTAATATGATGGCCGGTCATAGTTCAGTAAAGATTTTAAGTGGGTTTGCTTGGACTATGCTATTTCTGAATAATATTTTCTATTTCTTAGGAGATCTTGGTCCCTTATTTATAGTTCTAGCATTAACCGGTCTGGAATTAGGTGTAGCTATATCACAAGCTCATGTTTCTACGATCTCAATTTGTATTTACTTGAATGATGCTACaaatctccatcaaaatgagtcaTTTCATAATTGCATAAAAACGAGGAGCCAATCATAG
- the LOC118471936 gene encoding uncharacterized protein has protein sequence MEEIKSHVAPQKMRIVYSNSNSNSNSNSNLIGPLDKDGTNALVYAKRALRFVREVRERVLVTSKEMAMICQIDIVSVFSLPLLFSTILWLSLLYYGFRWVEHGRIKSIVYALLYWEASIFACHGIKSICSNVLFFVSLEKPTPTSRMDQSSLLSLLGAELKKMELSSTMIFLLTDRKMLLSSSKPIMIATRGMPGIPLNRESESVEDVHRVLRALPLFREMEGILRERNLNLPSVQEISAFRVNLFSGIRRESAIADYDAFWRSLLEEIHTPQGRSCFGQRIQDLHARMSAEGNWDYLIAQQGRGYFGNLPNLNSPLDQYQFGIHPILDLNIGEYYVSFTNLSLSMLLTLGLVLLLVLPMILRSLECRFLTIALCDAAEPWQLGSQDAATPMMQGIIDLHHDIFFFLILILVFVSRMLVRALWHFNEQTNPIPQRIVHGTTIEIIRTIFPSVIPLFIAIPSFALLYSMDGVLVDPAITIKAIGHQWYRTYEYSDYNSSDEQSLTFDSYTIPEDDPELGQSRLLEVDNRVVVPAKTHLRMIVTPADVPHSWAVPSSGVKCDAVPGRSNLTSISVQREGVYYGQCSEICGTNHAFTPIVVEAVTLKDYADWVSNQLILQTN, from the exons ATGGAGGAAATCAAGTCTCATGTTGCTCCTCAGAAAATGCGTATAGTATATAGTAATAGTAATAGTAATAGTAATAGTAATAGTAATCTCATTGGCCCACTAGATAAGGATGGGACAAACGCTCTAGTGTATGCGAAACGAGCATTGCGTTTTGTCCGAGAAGTTCGTGAAAGAGTGCTCGTTACATCAAAAGAGATGGCGATGATCTGTCAAATCGACATTGTGTCGGTGTTCAGTCTCCCGCTCCTGTTCTCAACTATACTATGGCTTTCGTTACTATACTATGGCTTTCGTTGGGTAGAGCACGGGAGAATAAAGTCTATAGTGTATGCGTTACTGTACTGGGAAGCTAGCATTTTTGCTTGTCATGGAATCAAGTCTATTTGTTCGAATGTTCTTTTTTTCGTTTCGTTGGAAAAACCAACGCCGACGTCAAGAATGGATCAGTCTAGTCTCCTTTCTCTTTTGGGAGCAGAGCTGAAAAAGATGGAATTGTCAAGTACGATGATATTTTTATTAACGGATAGAAAAATGCTATTATCAAGTAGTAAACCCATTATGATTGCAACTCGTGGGATGCCTGGAATCCCACTAAATCGAGAATCGGAATCGGTGGAGGATGTGCATAGGGTACTCCGAGCCCTCCCCTTATTTAGAGAAATGGAAGGTATCTTGCGTGAGAGGAACCTGAATCTCCCGTCAGTACAGGAAATAAGCGCTTTCCGTGTGAATCTATTCTCTGGTATCCGGCGTGAGAGTGCGATTGCGGACTACGACGCTTTTTGGCGCTCCTTACTCGAGGAGATTCACACACCTCAGGGACGTAGTTGTTTTGGTCAGAGAATACAAGATCTGCACGCCCGAATGTCTGCCGAGGGCAACTGGGACTACTTGATTGCCCAACAAGGCAGAGGGTATTTTGGTAACCTACCTAATCTCAACAGCCCGTTGGATCAATATCAATTTGGAATTCACCCAATTCTGGATCTGAATATTGGTGAGTACTATGTCTCATTCACAAATCTATCCTTGTCTATGCTACTCACTCTCGGTTTGGTCCTACTTCTGGTGCTGCCAATGATTCTTCGTTCATTAGAATGTCGATTCCTCACAATCGCTCTTTGTGATGCTGCGGAACCATGGCAATTAGGATCTCAAGACGCAGCAACACCTATGATGCAAGGAATCATTGACTTACATCACGATATCTTTTTCTTCCTCATTCTGATTTTGGTTTTCGTATCACGGATGTTGGTTCGCGCTTTATGGCATTTCAACGAGCAAACTAATCCAATCCCGCAAAGGATTGTTCATGGAACTACTATCGAAATTATTCGGACCATTTTTCCTAGTGTCATTCCATTGTTCATTGCTATACCATCGTTTGCTCTGTTATACTCAATGGACGGGGTATTAGTAGATCCAGCCATTACTATCAAAGCTATTGGACATCAATGGTATCGGA CTTATGAGTATTCGGACTATAACAGTTCCGATGAACAGTCACTCACTTTTGACAGTTATACGATTCCAGAAGATGATCCAGAATTGGGTCAATCACGTTTATTAGAAGTTGACAATAGAGTGGTTGTACCAGCCAAAACTCATCTACGTATGATTGTAACACCCGCTGATGTACCTCATAGTTGGGCTGTACCTTCCTCAGGTGTCAAATGTGATGCTGTACCTGGTCGTTCAAATCTTACCTCCATCTCGGTACAACGAGAAGGAGTTTACTATGGTCAGTGCAGTGAGATTTGTGGAACTAATCATGCCTTTACGCCTATCGTCGTAGAAGCAGTGACTTTGAAAGATTATGCGGATTGGGTATCCAATCAATTAATCCTCCAAACCAACTAA
- the LOC118476000 gene encoding ATP synthase subunit alpha, mitochondrial, with the protein MEFSPRAAELTTLLESRMINFYTNLKVDEIGRVVSVGDGIARVYGLNEIQAGEMVEFASGVKGIALNLENENVGIVVFGSDTAIKEGDLVKRTGSIVDVPAGKAMLGRVVDALGVPIDGKGALSDHERRRVEVKAPGIIERKSVHEPMQTGLKAVDSLVPIGRGQRELIIGDRQTGKTAIAIDTILNQKQMNSRGTNESETLYCVYVAIGQKRSTVAQLVQILSEANALEYSMLVAATASDPAPLQFLAPYSGCAMGEYFRDNGMHALIIYDDLSKQAVAYRQMSLLLRRPPGREAFPGDVFYLHSRLLERAAKRSDQTGAGSLTALPVIETQAGDVSAYIPTNVISITDGQICLETELFYRGIRPAINVGLSVSRVGSAAQLKAMKQVCGSSKLELAQYREVAAFAQFGSDLDAATQALLNRGARLTEVPKQPQYEPLPIEKQIVVIYAAVNGFCDRMPLDRISQYEKNILSTINPELLKSFLEKGGLTNERKMEPDASLKESALNL; encoded by the coding sequence ATGGAATTCTCACCAAGAGCTGCGGAACTCACGACTCTATTAGAAAGTAGAATGATCAACTTTTACACGAATTTGAAAGTGGATGAGATCGGTCGAGTGGTCTCAGTTGGAGATGGGATTGCACGAGTTTACGGATTGAACGAGATTCAAGCAGGAGAAATGGTGGAATTTGCCAGCGGTGTGAAAGGAATAGCCTTGAATCTTGAGAATGAGAATGTAGGTATTGTTGTCTTTGGTAGTGATACCGCTATTAAAGAAGGAGATCTTGTCAAGCGCACTGGATCTATTGTGGATGTTCCTGCGGGAAAGGCCATGTTAGGCCGTGTGGTCGACGCCTTGGGAGTACCTATTGATGGAAAAGGGGCTCTAAGCGATCACGAACGAAGACGTGTCGAAGTGAAAGCCCCAGGGATTATTGAACGTAAATCTGTCCACGAACCTATGCAAACAGGCTTAAAAGCAGTGGATAGCCTGGTTCCTATAGGCCGTGGTCAACGAGAACTTATAATCGGGGACAGACAAACTGGAAAAACAGCAATAGCTATCGATACTATATTAAACCAAAAGCAAATGAACTCAAGGGGCACAAATGAGAGTGAGACATTGTATTGTGTCTATGTTGCGATTGGACAAAAACGCTCGACTGTGGCACAATTAGTTCAAATTCTGTCAGAAGCGAATGCTTTGGAATATTCCATGCTTGTAGCAGCCACCGCTTCGGATCCAGCTCCTCTGCAATTTCTGGCCCCATATTCTGGGTGTGCCATGGGGGAATATTTCCGCGATAATGGAATGCATGCATTAATTATATATGATGATCTAAGTAAACAGGCGGTGGCATATCGACAAATGTCATTATTGTTACGCCGACCACCAGGCCGTGAGGCTTTCCCCGGGGATGTTTTCTATTTACATTCCCGTCTCTTAGAAAGAGCCGCTAAACGATCGGACCAGACAGGTGCAGGTAGCTTGACTGCGTTACCCGTGATTGAAACACAAGCTGGAGACGTATCGGCCTATATCCCCACCAATGTGATCTCCATTACAGATGGACAAATCTGTTTGGAAACAGAGCTCTTTTATCGCGGAATTAGACCAGCTATTAACGTTGGCTTATCCGTCAGTCGCGTCGGGTCCGCCGCTCAGTTGAAAGCTATGAAACAAGTCTGCGGTAGTTCAAAACTGGAATTGGCACAATATCGCGAAGTGGCCGCCTTCGCTCAATTTGGGTCAGACCTTGATGCTGCGACTCAGGCATTACTCAATAGAGGTGCAAGGCTTACAGAAGTGCCCAAACAACCACAATATGAGCCACTTCCAATTGAAAAACAAATTGTTGTTATTTATGCTGCTGTCAACGGCTTCTGTGATCGAATGCCACTAGACAGAATTTCTCAATA